One Podarcis muralis chromosome 1, rPodMur119.hap1.1, whole genome shotgun sequence genomic window carries:
- the LOC114584246 gene encoding olfactory receptor 5AR1-like, whose translation MQEVNRTQVSEFILLGFTDHSEVEIPLFLLFLLIYLLTVMGNLGMIVLIQTDPVLQSPMYFFLSNLSFIDICYSSTIIPRLLWDLLTNRKVISYNACATQMWFFTLYATTECYLLAAMAYDRFVAICKPLVYPIAMARNVCLQLLAGSYLVGLFIAIVHTSGVFRLSFCGPNEISSFYCDIPPLLRLSCSDNYVSKVVLFVLSTFVVVGNAIIVLISYGYIISTILRMRSPTSRQKTFSTCASHLTAVVLYYGSLTFMYVQPGGIEAVEQDKIVSVFYTIVIPMVNPVIYSLRNEEVKRALKKRLSKKIFHQRPQ comes from the coding sequence ATGCAAGAGGTGAACAGAACCCAGGTGTCTGAGTTCATTCTTTTAGGATTCACAGATCATTCTGAAGTGGAGATACCCTTGTTTTTGCTCTTTCTACTAATCTACCTCCTAACAGTGATGGGGAATCTGGGTATGATTGTGTTAATCCAGACAGATCCCGTTTTGCAATCTCCAATGTACTTTTTCCTCAGCAACCTGTCCTTCATTGACATTTGCTACTCCTCCACTATCATTCCCAGGCTGTTGTGGGACCTCCTTACAAATAGGAAGGTGATTTCGTACAATGCATGTGCGACCCAGATGTGGTTCTTCACCCTCTATGCTACAACAGAGTGCTACCTTCTGGCTGCTATGGCTTATGACCGTTTTGTTGCCATCTGCAAACCATTGGTTTATCCTATTGCCATGGCCAGAAATGTGTGTCTTCAGCTTTTGGCTGGGAGCTACCTGGTGGGACTTTTTATTGCCATTGTCCACACAAGTGGTGTCTTTAGGCTCTCCTTCTGTGGTCCCAATGAAATCAGTTCCTTCTACTGTGACATCCCTCCTTTGTTGCGGCTTTCCTGCTCAGACAACTATGTTTCCAAGGTTGTACTCTtcgtcctttccacttttgtcgtGGTAGGGAATGCAATTATTGTTCTTATCTCCTATGGTTACATCATTTCCACCATTTTGAGGATGCGGTCACCCACAAGCAGACAGAAGACCTTCTCAACCTGTGCCTCACACCTGACTGCCGTTGTACTGTATTACGGGTCTTTGACCTTCATGTATGTGCAGCCTGGAGGCATTGAGGCAGTGGAGCAAGACAAGATTGTGTCCGTCTTCTACACCATTGTGATCCCCATGGTGAACCCCGTCATCTACAGTCTGAGGAACGAGGAGGTGAAAAGAGCCCTGAAGAAAAGACTGAGTAAGAAAATCTTTCACCAGAGGCCACAGTAG